From one Angustibacter luteus genomic stretch:
- a CDS encoding DNA polymerase IV, giving the protein MTRWVLHVDLDQFLAAVEVLRHPELAGLAVVVGGDGDPTKRGVVSTASYEARALGVGSGTPLRTAAKRIPDAVFLPVDRPHYEAASATVMAALHEVTDEVEELGWDEAFLGIDDPPDDDPEAVARDVQRRVLAASGLHCSVGIGRNRLQAKIATDYGKPAGVFRLTAATWFDLLGDLPPSALWGIGGKTSTKLAELGIATVRDLAGADVEALSARFGPTTGPWLQRIGAGRDSAAVRESPRERRSLGREVTYQQDLHDWDDVRAQVVELATRVAGEVAESGRDAVRVVLKVRFVPFTTRTSSRVLPEPTTSATAIEQAALEAFARFEPRAVRLVGVRAELSR; this is encoded by the coding sequence GTCGTCGGTGGTGACGGTGACCCGACCAAGCGTGGCGTGGTCAGCACCGCGTCCTACGAGGCCCGCGCACTCGGCGTCGGCTCGGGCACGCCGCTGCGCACGGCGGCTAAGCGGATCCCGGACGCGGTCTTCCTGCCCGTCGACCGGCCGCACTACGAAGCAGCGTCGGCCACGGTGATGGCCGCCCTGCACGAGGTCACGGACGAGGTGGAGGAGCTCGGCTGGGACGAGGCGTTCCTCGGGATCGACGACCCACCGGACGACGACCCCGAGGCGGTCGCCCGCGACGTCCAACGCCGTGTGCTGGCCGCGAGTGGACTGCACTGCTCCGTCGGCATCGGCCGCAACCGGCTGCAGGCCAAGATCGCGACCGACTACGGCAAGCCGGCGGGGGTCTTCCGGCTCACGGCCGCCACCTGGTTCGACCTGCTCGGTGACCTCCCGCCGTCCGCGCTGTGGGGCATCGGAGGCAAGACGTCGACCAAGCTGGCCGAGCTGGGCATCGCCACCGTCCGCGACCTGGCCGGCGCGGACGTCGAGGCGCTCTCCGCCCGGTTCGGCCCGACCACCGGCCCGTGGCTGCAGCGGATCGGCGCGGGCCGTGACTCGGCCGCCGTGCGCGAGAGCCCGCGCGAGCGTCGTTCGCTCGGCCGCGAGGTGACCTACCAGCAGGACCTGCACGACTGGGACGACGTCCGAGCGCAGGTCGTGGAGCTGGCCACCCGGGTGGCCGGTGAGGTCGCGGAGTCCGGGCGGGACGCCGTCCGCGTCGTCCTCAAGGTGCGGTTCGTGCCCTTCACCACCCGCACGAGCAGCCGGGTGCTGCCGGAACCCACCACCTCGGCGACCGCGATCGAGCAGGCCGCGCTCGAGGCGTTCGCGCGGTTCGAACCTCGCGCCGTCCGCCTGGTCGGTGTGCGGGCCGAGCTGTCCCGGTGA